A region of Pleionea litopenaei DNA encodes the following proteins:
- a CDS encoding NAD(P)/FAD-dependent oxidoreductase, translated as MTKTTDSPTSVAIIGAGIAGLTYANRLLAKGISCQVIEKSRGRGGRVNTRRISELKLDLGAQYFTARTPTFQNQVACWLEEGVIEPWTFEPHVLCPESRLPIPSPDNEIRYIGTQGLNGIAHSLANGLPIKFSCRVAEVLHNPVKGFTLVDEFQQVIGHFTHLVTAIPAEQTKALLPTSITYRDQIPNHLHSPCWAVAICSEKLDHSNIEGVFGDEKVRWISRQTRRQDNHHQDKDYWLVHFAPDWSNQYQNASKSWVAQQAMNWLREKLSLKQQQSLHCHFWRYANLALDSLSTQNNDATEATEGIKAPSQFAKPLIDFQHQCASIGDWTQGGRVEGAFESAIKLLDSPFIN; from the coding sequence ATGACCAAAACAACTGACTCGCCAACCTCCGTCGCGATTATCGGTGCCGGTATAGCGGGATTAACCTACGCCAACCGATTACTTGCTAAAGGCATCTCTTGCCAGGTCATCGAGAAGTCTCGTGGACGCGGAGGACGGGTCAACACCCGGCGGATATCTGAGCTTAAACTGGATTTGGGCGCTCAATACTTCACTGCTCGAACCCCAACCTTCCAAAACCAAGTTGCGTGTTGGCTTGAAGAAGGTGTCATTGAACCCTGGACCTTTGAACCGCATGTTCTCTGCCCTGAAAGCCGCTTGCCTATCCCTTCTCCTGACAATGAAATTCGTTACATTGGCACACAAGGTCTTAATGGTATTGCTCACTCCCTCGCTAACGGTTTGCCCATCAAGTTTTCATGTCGAGTTGCCGAGGTACTTCACAACCCAGTAAAGGGTTTTACTTTAGTCGATGAGTTTCAGCAGGTTATAGGTCACTTCACCCATTTGGTCACTGCAATACCCGCAGAGCAGACCAAAGCTCTGCTGCCAACCAGCATCACTTACCGGGATCAAATACCCAATCACCTTCACTCTCCTTGCTGGGCAGTCGCTATTTGCTCAGAGAAGCTCGACCACTCAAATATAGAAGGTGTTTTCGGCGACGAAAAGGTTCGCTGGATATCACGACAAACTCGACGACAAGACAACCACCATCAAGACAAAGATTATTGGTTGGTGCATTTCGCGCCCGACTGGTCAAATCAATATCAAAATGCTTCCAAAAGCTGGGTCGCGCAGCAAGCAATGAACTGGCTCCGAGAGAAGTTATCATTAAAGCAACAACAGAGCCTTCATTGTCACTTTTGGCGCTATGCCAATCTAGCCCTCGACAGCCTTTCGACTCAAAACAACGATGCGACCGAAGCAACAGAGGGGATTAAAGCGCCTTCTCAATTTGCAAAGCCACTGATAGACTTTCAGCACCAATGTGCCAGTATTGGAGATTGGACCCAAGGCGGTCGAGTCGAAGGCGCTTTCGAGTCAGCGATCAAACTGCTCGACAGCCCATTTATTAACTAA